One Argentina anserina chromosome 6, drPotAnse1.1, whole genome shotgun sequence genomic window, TTGTTTGGATGTGTCGACAACTCTTACTTTTCCATCATGTTCGTGACATTGAAATATTCCTCATCTGCACAATCATAATTTGCCAATGAATCTTGGCCCTCATCATCGCTTTTTTGCTCTGTGTCATCTTTTTCTTCACCATCTAGATCTGAGTCATAAGGAAAAAGATAAGGAATCTTgtatcctttttctttctcaactTCTTTAGCCATGCTGCGATTTCTGAAGTTTCATCTATTTCATTCCTCATGATAGTAGAGAAGAAATTACAGGCATCCGGTGGAGGATGATTGTAGCATGTGACTATGATTTTTTCTCCACTAGATAAAAGACTAGACTCATAATCCCTTCAAACCATATTTTGATACACATAATGGACATGGCTTTCATCCACAGAATGCTATTGTTGAGATTACCATTTTTTCCGGAATTACTTAAACTATTTATTGGACCCTGAATAATTCTCATATAATGATATAgagaaatgtaatttttgcgTTCAACTAACACTTCCCATTCCGGAGGGGTAGAAATGAATTTCAATCTCAGGATGCATCCATCTGGACGAATGTTCTTTACTGCCTGAGTTATGATTTCTGGGAAACCTTCCATGTCTTCGTTTGTCTTAGTCCAAAGATTGTGCACAAATTCATTCTCAATAAGCCATAGCTTCTGCTTTTGAGGGTGTTCGGTTTGAACATCTATAAGATATCTCCCATAATATAGGCCATAAATTATTTCCAAGGTTGAATGAAGCATTTTACCGTCTCCGTTTTGTAGTTAAATTTCCACCAAACTAATTCTTTTAGAGCTCAAACAAGAACTCGTGCGCTTTCAGGACCTTCGAAATACTTGATCATTGCACCAccttcctttgaattttctatttccttttccttttcctttttcttttgcatgGACACCATACAGTTCTTCTGTTAGGGCATTGAGGCTTCTCAACAAATTTTCTTCGTCTTCCTCATAGAAAGCTTGAAGAACATTATCTATAACGATCTTATGCTTGAAAGCCAATAGCTTCTCTATTTTGAATACTGGTTCTTTAAATATCTTTAAAGGATAACCatgaatatttttctttccagtgacatTGACCATTTTTCCCCTAAAAGGGGTTATTCTGTTTTTTGGCAAAGCAACATCCTTCACCGGACTTGGTATACCTTTACTGTCTGCCGTTTGAGACGGGCTGGCCGGTCCTTTACCTTGAGACCGTTCAGTTGAGGTTGTATCCTTGGGACATAACTCTTTAccgagtttttcttcttcaccaGAACCTTCAGTACCTCTCTCGGACTTCTGATCCCAACCCCCTGGTTGAATCTTGTCTTGAGTTTTAGCCGGAGTCGATGCAGCTGCTTCATAAGACATAATGAATTGGTAGCCTGATCTGTCATGTAGGGGTCCAACAGTCTTGTTTCCTTTTTTGTATATGTTCCAAAGACTTTGTGATTCCGATCTCCTGCTCCTAGGATTTCGcctttcatcttcatctccttcttctcttctAAACGTCAGCATTTCTCTCATAAGAGCGTCATGCAAGAATTTTTTGTTACCTGCAATCATTTCCACATCATATTCATTCTAGGATAAAAACATTTGCCACAACAATATTGTCCCTCTATTTGCTGCCTCAGTTAATTTgtagtttttaaatttttaacttttttgtGGTCAATTCTAACTACAAATTTGTTTAGTAGGAATGCTTCAGCGCCTTTGATGCTCTTGATCATAGCTAACACCTCTTTTATCACCAGTGGAATAGTTTAACTCTGCCGCATTAAACTTTCTTGATAGGAACTTGCAAATCTTTTCCTGATTGGTATCTGTGGTCATGGCTATAACTACTCCCGCCTAGTAATAATCATTTGCATCCGTCTACAAGATGATTAAGTCTCCTTCTTCCGCCAGCTGTAAGGGGGGTGGGGGGGTAGACTTTGGATTAACTCATTGATCTTTTTGACAATATTACTGTCATCTTCCATATAGCACCATTTCTTCTTGgaactagttttttttttgtaaaagtaAAGCAATAAGACCACTTACTTGACGGATAAAGTCTCTAGAACAGTTAACAACTCCTAAAAATCTTTGTAAGGATTTTGCATCAGGAATTTGATATGGGAATTGGTTGATCTTCTTAACAATGTGTTCTTGGAGATGAATCTCTCCATATTTAACATGAATACCCAAAACGTTGATCTCTCATTTGACCAAATGTAACTTCTTTTGTCCCAAAATGATTCCTTTCTGGATAATGAGCTTGCAAACCTACTCCAGATGCTTCAGATGTTCATTCATAGTTCTTGAGAAGACTAAGATATCCTCTCTATAAACTATGCAAAAATCTGAATAGGGCTTAAAAATGTTGTTCATCTTCCTTCGAAAAATGGATGGAGCCTGCTTGAGACCAAACGATATAACCAATCATTAGTAATGCCATTGCGGTGTTCCCAAAGCCGTTAAGGCTATGGAATCTGGGTACATTTTAACTTGCTAGAATCTTGAATTAGCATCAAACTTAGAAAATATTTTAGCTCCTTTGAGACGATTTATGAGGATCCTCACTTGAGCTATCTAATAACCGTCTTCGACAGTTTTTTTGTAAACATCTAAAACTTATCACATTTTAAACCAACTCGTGAGTTTGATATTATGTGGTTCTGTGATCATTCTCTGGTTTGGATCCCCAACTTGTAAAGGTACCATTTTGCTCTATAGTACTAACTATTGTTCACAGTGTTTTTATTGATGAGCAATTCTAATGCTTCCGTCAGTTATGGTCATATTGACTAGTTTTGTCTAGACTTTAAGGTCAAGAGATTTGCAATTCTTTTTGTTGGCTCATAGGGGTGTGTTATCATGATATGCTTACTGAATAATGTTTTTTGACCTCttgattaataaaaaaaaatatttaccaACAAAATTAGTTGAAATACGAACATTGTAATAGATTCGTCTCTAGTTTTCTTGTACCAAATTCAACACATTTATAAATTCCATAAAATTCTCTATCTTTTATGTcctaaaaggaaagaaaaagtgATCActtccaagaaaaaaaatcatagttTCGATCTATTATGTATGATACAAAAGATTGCACAACTGTTGTTCCCCAAAATAGTTGGTATAATATGAGGAATATTAATATGTAATCAACCTACATAAGCCTTCTATTGAAAGAAATGATCAAATGAATTAGCTAATTAACATTATGTGGGGCTTAATACTGCCTGTAAGGCAATTACAAAAAATGATGTACATAAATGCTCTTTCTTACTTTATGCTGCTGCTGAACAAGGAAACAAGGAAGTTGTAAAGTTCAATCCAACATTTTGCATTATACATGAGATGTAGGATCAAGTCATTATGGACTGTCTTCGGTGAATACTCTATATATGAAATCGCGAAAACGCCTCGAATATTGTCTAGGATCAACTGCTGATATAGAAGTTGGGTCATATTGGATTGACTTATAAGCATGCTCAAGTTTCTTGCTAATATCATAGTCTTGAAGTATGTCTATGATCCCAAAAAACATTATAACTTCATAATACTCTCCTGTTGGATCTCCTACGACCTGGAGCTCACAATCACTTTTTCTCTCAGTCTTCTCTACTCGTGCTGGCATGTTTAAACCAAGTTTGATACTCGCCCATCTGCGCAAAATAATATACCAATATTTGTTTAAGACTAGCTAACTTCCTCCctataagaatatatatatatatatatattatattatattatattatgtttGCATATTTGTAAGTATATAGATAATATTAATATACTATTATTACCTGGATGGATCTAAAAAAAGAAGTTGATCCATATCTGCTCGGGAAAGTGTGCGAGTTCCATCAGCTTCATTATCACCTGCGGTACATAGATGTACATTGTGAACAAACTCTTGTGTATATATAACATGATAAATCAAATAACAcacacaattatatatatatatatatatataaacatatataggAATTAAGGATTTAAGATAGAGATTAGTAATAACCAGTAGGAATAAGAGCTCCAGATGAAACTAGATCCCCAGCAGCTGATGTATTTCTAAAATGAAGACCAACTAACAGACTATAATCCATTATTCTCTCTTGTTCAAGAAACTCACAATCTCTATCAATTTGCCTGCATACATGCTTCTATacattagtatatatatatatatatatataatgtaaaGATCtaacaaatgaaaagaaaagaatatataAAATGCTAAAATacttttatttctcatttgtatgccaaaaaaaaataaaaaggattGTCAACTCAAATAGTAGATGTTGCGAAATGTTAGTAGAATCTGAAATAAGAAACaacaaattaaaaaacaaaaactagtttgatcacctgcaaaactcttgaAACCATGACTTTTGGAGTCGAAATATAAAGTTTAGATCAAGGTCTTTAAGTATGGTCATTTCATCAATTTCTGTCTCAGCCTTATCTGTCGTTCGACCAAGGGAAGATCCCTTCAAGTCAAAACGTCGATGAATGGAGTATTCGGAACAAAAAAGATTTCCCATAATGATAAATCGCACCTGATTCATTGTcagacatatatataaatcatatCATAACTAGCTAACTTTTGAATGCTCAACTAATTTAACGTTTGTCAAAGCTATATATAAGTTTAATAATACTTGAACAAAATACCTTTTTTTGAATAGGTTGCCCAGTTAGCTTTACACAGTGTAGACCATAAAATTTAGTGACTAGTGTGTTCTCATATGCTCGAACATGGTTGTAATAGGCAGATAACATCCTTATAAGAACCTTCAACATGGAATGTAATTAGGCAGTACTAGTAGTGTTTTTggaaataatattattatacAATGAATGAATAAGTACAATTAACATCTAAAGAACTCACTTTTACTTCTGCCTTCCTCATTGTTTTTATCATGTATTGGTCATCATTAGTCAAGTAAAAGAAGCTACCACTTTTACCCGGAGAAGAAAGTTCCCGAAGCGCATCATTTCCACAGATTGAGAGCATATAGTCAGCTGCATCCACTTTGAACAACTTCCTAAGAGTTCTGCAAATTTTCAATTATAATgtcaaatttttcttttgaaaattaACTGGAAGTGGATTGATGTAGTACAAAATAGCAGTGTAGACCTAATTAGTTAACTAGTGGTTGATTAATGCTTAAACAAACAAATTTAACAACCTTAGCTACTAAGGTTAGACCTAGTTACCTGAAGACTAATGGACAATAATCTTTCCATTTAAACTCACAAGATTGGTGTGGTGGAGTGTATTTGGACCCCTCAGGAGGAAATCTTGTCCAATATTTTTCTTTGGGGTCGAAAGCAGAAGGCTTTAAATCAGGGGATCCGGAGGGACCTGGTCTTCCAACAGAATGCCTGTGTGAAATAATTAACAATACATAATCCAAACGAGATAAGTTATACTACTTGATAAGTACACGTGGAAACTTCAAGTGATGACCTTATAATAAGGATTTGGTGAACACTTTCAAATGAGTCGTGGGATGATATACACATTGGaagtaaaaaaatatcaattaaACTCTAAAGCATTCATCTAACTCCATCATTTGAAAGTCACGACCTGAGTCCTTATTATAAGGACCTCATTGGAAACTTCCCCTAAGTGGacatattatgataaaaacaTTAATCATTCAATACCTAATTCCAAGCTGCAAATTGAGCATCAGTTCATAATTTTTATGGCCCTTGCTAATGGTATCCCCTTGTCTCCTACATGTCTTAGGTACCTTCATTTGGCCCATTTCTTCAACACTTACATGACCTAGAAAATCATGATCATCTAGTTGATCTCTACCAACAGTTGAAGCTCTATCACCAAGGTCGTCATTGGTTCCACCATCCCACATTTGCAACCTATCTAACGGTCTCTCGAACCCTACACTCACCCTTCCATCTACTGACATCCTTCTCGGCTTTACCCCATTTCCCTTAGCTGACCTCCAAACTGCAAGCTTTTTCTGTGATGGTAGAATTGAAACTTTCTCTCCAGGACAAATCTTACAATCTTTTAAATCAATGTTATATACATCTTGCGGATTCCATTCGAGATTGGCGTCTGCAGATGATTGAGATGAATAATATGTACCATTTTGCTCACTTGGGTCCTTACTCCAATTCCCCACATAAAGACTCCCATCATTCCATTTGAAATTACCATTTCCTTTAGGCATAGATTCTTCCCAATTTCCATCGTACCTATTTCCATTACTCCAAACAAATGTTCCTTTCCCATAAATCTCtccattcttccattctccaATATAATGATTACCATTTGTCCACTGATACTTTCCATGGCCGTCTTGGAGCCCTCTTCGCCATTCACCTTCGTACCAGTCTCCATTGGAATAACTCTTGGCACCATGGCCATGCTTTAAATTCATAACCCATTGTCCCTTATAGGTATCACCATTGGCAC contains:
- the LOC126800143 gene encoding phosphatidylinositol 4-phosphate 5-kinase 5-like, with product MSKESSTVFKAWEATVRKTQAARKRANSIFGLSIDHDHDHDNSDHDHSSDDSDYGHEDMIYNADKILANGDYYTGQWCENFPHGQGKYLWTDGCMYVGEWFKGKTMGKGRFSWPSGATYEGEFKSGYMDGNGTYTGANGDTYKGQWVMNLKHGHGAKSYSNGDWYEGEWRRGLQDGHGKYQWTNGNHYIGEWKNGEIYGKGTFVWSNGNRYDGNWEESMPKGNGNFKWNDGSLYVGNWSKDPSEQNGTYYSSQSSADANLEWNPQDVYNIDLKDCKICPGEKVSILPSQKKLAVWRSAKGNGVKPRRMSVDGRVSVGFERPLDRLQMWDGGTNDDLGDRASTVGRDQLDDHDFLGHVSVEEMGQMKVPKTCRRQGDTISKGHKNYELMLNLQLGIRHSVGRPGPSGSPDLKPSAFDPKEKYWTRFPPEGSKYTPPHQSCEFKWKDYCPLVFRTLRKLFKVDAADYMLSICGNDALRELSSPGKSGSFFYLTNDDQYMIKTMRKAEVKVLIRMLSAYYNHVRAYENTLVTKFYGLHCVKLTGQPIQKKVRFIIMGNLFCSEYSIHRRFDLKGSSLGRTTDKAETEIDEMTILKDLDLNFIFRLQKSWFQEFCRQIDRDCEFLEQERIMDYSLLVGLHFRNTSAAGDLVSSGALIPTGDNEADGTRTLSRADMDQLLFLDPSRWASIKLGLNMPARVEKTERKSDCELQVVGDPTGEYYEVIMFFGIIDILQDYDISKKLEHAYKSIQYDPTSISAVDPRQYSRRFRDFIYRVFTEDSP